A segment of the Lolium perenne isolate Kyuss_39 chromosome 3, Kyuss_2.0, whole genome shotgun sequence genome:
TTGTTAATTTTCTTTAGACCCCCCTTCAGTTCCACCAGATATGCATTACGCATCGTCGAAACAGCTCCTCTGTCGGCCGCATTCTCCACAGCAAgcgccctcccccccccccccccccaaagtaTGCTCCGGAGTTGCGGCAATTGATTCCTCCAATCGAATCTTATCAATGTACACATCGATCTAGTCGAAATGCtcgcatttcttcaggatctgaggtcaaccgcttcagaggctccaggCGTGGGCAGTTAGAGCATCTTGTCAACGACACGACACCATATTGCGGCCATGACGAACGGGGGGCCGAAGTGAAGCTAGACATCACTCGTCGGCTGGAGAAGGGTTgtcgtcgccggagaagaagaagaatgggGAGGCAATGGCACGAGCACGGGCGCAGGGCTGGTGGGCTCCCTTCTTGCAATGCTGACCTACGAAAGTTGTGGATCTAGCGCTCACGTGGATAATTTGTGGGTCCCACGCCGATCTGGGTAAGTGGAGAGAGGTGTCCAAAATGGGACCCGACCCAATGCAGCCCCACTCGCCAGCATGTTATGGTAACACTGGCGGTCAATGCCATTGACCAAACGGCAACACACGTTTCAGACTTTGTGAGAAAGAGGTTGGGCAAAAGTGAGGAAGAGTTTAGCATCCGCACAAAAGTGACTACAACTAAGAAacgaggggcacgaaaatagaaatattttttccttcaaaaaaagaaaatagaaatctTTTTTTTATCATGGGCATAGTTAATATAAAGAGGATGCCAACAACCCTAGCTAAGCTTAGTACAAAAAAAAACCCTAGCTAAGCTCGACACCTCTCGCAACTCCTCCCGACCGGGCTACGGCGGAGCCTATCTGATGGagttgccgccgccgccgccatcttcGTCGACGCCGCAGCAGTGGGCTATGCTGCGCCGCGTCCCGCAACCATCCCTCATCGACTTGAGCCAGGAGGACTTCTCCCTGgctctcgccgcgccgccggaccTCACCCGGCTCTCCATATCGAATATCATAACGGACTACGGCGACGCCTTCTCGCTCCGTTCCTTCCCCTTTGTCCTTGCTACTGATCCATCCGGCCTTCTTCTCATCACTGACTCCTACGGCCTCGCCAAGGACCCTCTCGGCGCCGATAGGCCGATCTACTTCGTGTGGGACGCGTCCCTGGTCCACACCCACCGCATCCGCGGCCACCAAGAGTCCGTAAACCACTCCGgcaacgtcggcttcatcgtcaCCCCATCAGGCAGACGCGACCACGATTTGACGGTCGTGGAGCTCCTGCCCGTGAGCGCCGGCGAAACCATCACCATCCTCTGCTACGAGTCCAAGTCCCGCATCTGGACCAAGAAAACGCTGCAGTCCTCAATGCCCCGCTATCCGTGGTCCAGTGCCAATGTCATCTCGCACAAGAACAAACTCTGGTGGGTGGATCTCCGGCACGGTATCCTTTCGTTCGATCCCTTGGCTGACAACCCACAGGTTCTCTTCGTGGAATTTCCAGCAACTAGGACGCGATTGATGCGAGGAGATATCAGCAAGTATCGTTGTGTGAACCTGAGTGCTGGCAATCTGCGATTTGTGGAGATGACTGGCAGTGTTCTTGTGCCAAGAGTTGCCGTGTGGACTCTCTATCCACAGGCTGAGCATAAGCTTAGTAGATGGAAGCTGGACTACAATGTAAATTTAAAGGAGATCTGGGTTGACATGAGTTACAAGGAAACTGGCATGCCGAATAAGAGGCCTGTGCTCGCAGGCCTCCACCCTGCTGACCCAGCTGTGGTTTACTTCTTGAGCAAGGGCAAACTCTTTGAAGTCAATCTGAATATCAAGAAGGTTGACAAGTGTATGGCGTTCCAACCTAGGTCGGCAGACTTGACACAACTAAATATAGATGAGGAGTCCTCACGCTTCCTCACCTGGGATCTCCCACCATCGCTAACTTCCTCATCACAACAAAGGCACGGAAAAGAACCATCTTCCCGGACGAATGGAGAAGAGTCACCAACGGCTGCAGCTTTGCGTATGCTACGCTTGTTCACGAATGCATACACTAGCGCATTTGGTAAATTGGAGTATGATGAGCTTGCTAGGATTGCAATTGTACATCTTAATGAAAAATAAAGAAAGAGGAGAATAAGTTCATACTATCTGAACGTCGCGACCTATGCTCTTTTGATGAGAAGAAGGATAtgaatgcccccccccccccccaaagcgATATGCACACATGAATTTCTGTGTTAACAGGTACTCTAAAGCTAAAAGGCTTCAGAAACTTGTGTTTGCTGAGTTTGCCAAAGCTGATGTTGATGGTCCCTGGACTTTGTTGTCATGCAAAAACCTTATCCAAGAAAAATCATGGTGGTATTTATAACACGGCTGTTGAGGCGGGACAGAAGCGGAAGAGATTCAGTTGTTTTGCGTGCGACAGTGAAATCAGGCATCCAGACAACGGATTTGTTGCTGGTCATCTGCTTGCGAGCTAAGGCTAATATGGACGCCACACTCATTTCTTCTTTTAACTCTCTATCTTTTTTATGGAAAGGTGGGGTTGATAACTTGAGACTACGTGGAAGCAGTTTAAGTGGCTTCTCAAAGAGGATGCCAACAACAATGAGAGTACATTGTTAGGGGAACAAGGGTACCGAACATATCCAATTCTATGATATACTATGAGATATAGTCATCACATGTTATTAATAATATCATCAAGTTGTTATCATATATATATAATAATAATATCATGGGATTTTTATGTGCCCTGGCATTGGAAGGTATGCTATGAACTTATCAAATGTTACCGGGAGATCATAATGTGTGCTTCAAGTATATCCAAAGGTTTGTCTATGACTTGGATATTTCAAGACTCTAATATTGCTCCTGCTGACGATGTATAGATACTCTATGGTCCCTCTCGGCATTGTGATGTCACACATTGTGTTAGTGATCATGAGTACATCATAATACATGAACGAGTAACGAGAAATGAAACTGGTACGAGGATAACTGGTAATGTGATTTAAGAGTTTGTAGCAAGAGGATACCTAAATCTGACCTCGATTTTTTATAAGTATCATGAGGCAATTAGGAATGATATTCCAATTAACACTAGGTTCACTTGAATTAAGTTATTCCAATTAACAGATCCATTAAGGACGCCCAGCtcacgctattggttattgaaccAAAATGATTTTTGGAGCCATGTTTGCGTATTACCGAACCTGTTGGATCACATGATTAAGGTTAATTAATCTGTTGTGTGGGGTTCTATATATGGTATGTGCTGAGAGAGTGTCCGGAATAGTTTCGGCGAGAATAAAATAGTTTCAGCCGAGTATCTGTGTGAGTCCGATGTTATGAGAATAGTTTTGGTGGTACACTAGAATAGATCCGAGACTAAATATGAGAGATAAGTAGTAATATCGGAAGAGTTTTGGAGTTACCAAATATTGGTTTGGGATTTATTTAAAATGTTACAATGTTTTATATCGGAGAAATTACAGTTTCAAGCATTATTGGAATGCTTCGGGAGGCTCCTGAGTTATCCGGAGGAGTGCCCGGAAGGGCCAACCCTGAAGAGTAGCTGCATGGGGCCCTAGGGGCCCACATGGGCCAGTCGCACCACACCTTAGAGCCCCGAAGGGGCCTAGACAACTTGGTAAGGAGGGGTCGGCCAAACCTCTCCCCACCTACCCTTTCTTATAGGAGGGGCAATTGGGGTTTGGGAAGGGTCCGACCAACTCCTTCCATAAGGAGGGTGCGGCAACCACACCTTCCTTGTGGTGTGTGTGGTGGGGGCAAaccaactcctcctcctccaagTTGGTGCTCCTACCTTGATACTATATAAAACCAAGCCTCCCCTCCTCATGATcatcataattttccttaaagaatcgtctcccccccccccctcgcgTGCATGGTTTCTCCGCAATACATATGTCGTAAGGCTTGAAAAGACACGCATGTTGCCTAGagaggggtgaataggcggtttaaatacTTTTACGAGATGAGCTTAACAAATATGGAATAAAACTactgtttactttgtcaagcctaaAGCCTATAtattatggttcacctatgtgcaccaacaacttatgctaagcaatacaagcaactatgtgatagcaagatatataacttcaagcacgatggctatcaaaaagtaaagtgcataagtaaagagctcgggtatagagataactgaGGCACACGGGAGACGATGAATTATCCCGaaattcacactcttgcgagtgctaatctctgttggagaggtgcggtggcttagtgctcccgaacgccacaaatggcctcaccttcaggtgtggttgctcgatgcacaccaacgccacaaaggtctcaccccaagatgcggtagtcacaccacacaccgagcgccacgaaggtgcctcaccttattctccggtgaccctcgccacaagggcctaggtcacggttccactaagggatttccttcgaggcggaaaccgggccttacacaaaggttggggcacacatccacaacttagttggaggctcccaacaaatcaccgcAAAGGCCTGGAattcgtctagggttccaagaacccaagagtaacaacattCTTGCTTTCACTACCACGAATcatcgtggagaactcaaaccgatgtaccaaatgcaatggcaagaacaccataaagatgctcaagtacttctctctcaaattccagcaaagctacaaaagctattggggaaataagagaggaagaacaaataggaagATGAACACCAAATTTCTTCAAAAAACTAGATCTAgagattccctcacaaagagagaaATTTGATTGGTGGGATTGAAGATCTaggtctcctctctcttttcctcaaatttgagcaagaatcatggagggatttgaGGTATAGGAGGCTCTCAAATATTGGCAATGGAGGAGAGCAGAAAGTGTGTTAGAACCACCAAAAAACGAGAGGAGGAACAAGACTATAAAAAGGAAGTTGTaggatttctgcccgttgggctcattgatacgtctccaacgtatctataatttctgatgttccatgtttgttttatgacaatacttacatgtttttctcgcactttataatgtttttatgcgtttttcggaataacctattaacaagatgccacagtaccagttcttgttttctgctgtttttggttccagaaaggctgttcgggcaatattctcggaattcgacgaaacaaagacccaatatcttatttttcccgaaagaccccagaacaccgaaggagagtcggaggcgggccagggggccaccacacgacagggccgcgcggggtccaccctggccgcgccaacctatggggaggaggccccaggcgccctcctgcgccgcctcttcgcctatataagccctttcgacctaaaaacgcgatacgaattgacgaaactccagaaagactccaggggcgccgccgccatcgcgaaactccaattcgggggacagaagtctctgttccggcaccctgccgggacggggaagtgcccccggaagccatctccatcgacgccaccgcctccatcatgctccgtgagtagttcccccatggactacaggttctagcagtagctagctggtactctctatcccatgtacttcaatacaatgatctcatgagctgccttacatgattgagatccatctgatgtaatcggtgttgtgtttgttgggatccgatggatgatacattatgattagtctatctataaagtttgtgaagttattgttgctgcaatcttgttatgcttaatgcttgtcactagggcccgagtggcatgatcttagatttaagctctataattattgcttagattgtatctacaagttgtatgcacatgtctatgtccggaaccaaaggccccaaagtgacagaaattgggacaactggaggggaaggcgtaggtatgaggatcacatgttttcaccaagtgttaatgctttgctccggtgctctattaaaaggagtaccttaatagccagtagactcccttgaggcccggctgccaccggctggtaggacaaaagatgttgtacaagtttctcattgcgagcacgtatgactatatatggaaaacatgcctacatgattaataatcttgatgttctgtcttaatgctttcaatcctatcaattgcccaactgtaatttgttcacccaacacttgtcgcttgttattggagagttaccactagtgtagatcgctgggaaccccggtccatctctcatcatcatatactcgtttctatatgacattggaagtagtatcaactattttctggtgccattgcctctgtgttattgctactactgctgtgttactgttactatttctctcatattactgctgctttcacatcacccatgttactagtgcttttccaggtgcagctgaattgacaactcagttgttaaggcttataagtattctttacctccccttgtgtcgaatcaataaatttgggttttacttccctcgaagactgttgcgatcccctatacttgtgggttatcaagactattttctggcgccgttgccggggaggcatagctctactcataagttcaactggggagtacactctacctctctctctgtttttattttattttattttgttttgcttagtttacttttgtctagtttatttgtgcttagtttatttctgtcttgttttatttttcttagtttacatttgtctagtttctttttgttttgttttatttttcttatatacccaaaaatccataaaaatttgaaaaaccgaaaaattaaaaactgttgttatggaagaacgcataaccatgttggagcttatagaatattataataattatagagaatcaagaacggggaaagtaatgagtgctatgatagaaaaattgaatacaattgctaaaattttgcttaaacgccatgatataaattgttgctctaaagaggatactaaacatctgaaatttcaatgtggctttagtgaagaagttttaattaagaactataattggaataactatattcatcttgggtttgaagaggtagaacaatttgtcttatttatgggagcctctgagatcgaatccttcatgtctaaaaattatgaaacttgtgttgtttgtaaggaccttaaagattatgtctcttctatccttaatttttgcatagaaagttacagtgataatccttatatcattgattataaagagagactcattaatgcacaagaatgcactcacaatttgcatgaacctgtggaagaagaaattgatgaacctgaaagctcattggatgaaaaagaggaggaaattgatgaacctgaaagctcattggataaaaaagaagaggagagtgatgaataaaaggaggaagaatggattagctacccatgccaaccttctaatgagagtaactctttatctcttacactatttgattgtcctccatgcttaccaaaggaggttgaatgttatgtttctgtgtattctcttgaaatattacctatgaggaaaacttgtgagaataattatgctacttttATCTATgacaatccatgctattttgataaatcttatgataatgctttgtttgtgcctgatgtcgaaatgcatggtactaaagaattttgcatcgcaaatgtttatgataaagctctagatgatggtcctatgttacttgataatattaattgtactaataatgaaaatgggattggagagttcttgactttatctatgagtcccatatctcttgagattgatcaatcatcttgttatattattgataaaagtgggtttgaaagttttaatcccactattttgagcttgataaaaattatgtgtttgtggatcatgaaaagtatgctgcatgtgatagttatatttttgagtttgttcatgaagctactgaaaattattatgagagaggaaaatatggatgtagaaatttgcatggtactaaaacacctctctatacgctgaaaattttgaggttactcttgtttgatcttcctatgcttgccactttgttcttcatgaatttatttgtgtacatgattcctatgcataggaagtgggttagatttgaatgtgttttgaatttgctttttgatgctctcttttgcttcaactcttatttcttgcgagtgcatcattaaaattgttgagcccatcttaatggctataaagaaagcacttcttgggagataacccatgtctttattttgctactgttttgttgtgtcttggaagttgttactactgtagcaatctctccttatctttattttattgcattgttgtgccaagtgaagcctctaatagaaggttgatactagatttggatttctgcgcagaaacagatttctatctgtcacgaatttgggcagggctctctgtaggtaactcagacaaatctgccaatttacgtgcgtgttcctcagatatgtacgcaactttcattagttttgagttttctgatttgagcaacgtaagtaccttttaaaaattcgtctttactggatgttctgttttggcagattctgtctctgttttttgcattgtctctcgtggactttaagtgaggctttctagacgtggagagctgtagctaatgttttattgagttcttgcaatgtgtcactacaggactaaagtggattcaagttttttgagtactaacccctctaatgaagtttatgagaagtttggtgtgaaggaagttttcaagggtcaagagaggaggatgatatatgatcaagaagagtgaaaagtcaaagcttggggatgcccccgtggttcatccctgcatatttcaagaagactcaatcgtctaagcttggggatgcccaaggcatccccttcttcatcaacaatttatcaggtttcttctattgaaactatatttttattcggtcacatcttatgtgctttacttggagcgtctgtatgtttttatttttgtttgtgtttgaataagatcggatcctagcaatccttgtgtgggagagatacacgctccgctttttcatttgaacacttgttcttcgttttacttttaatgttcaatggtaaaagttggaagctattgcatttattattatttggttggaaagaaaatgcctcatattgtcttggataacttgatacttggcaattgttttgagctctcaagtagatcatgtttaatttcttgcatcatgtagtttaaacctattagtggagaactaccgtagagcttgttgaaattggtttgcatgattggtctctctaaggtttagatattttctggtaaaagtgtttgagcaacaaggaagacagtgtagagtattataatgcttgcaatatgtttttatgtaagttttgctgtaccggttcatacttgtgtttgcttcaaataaccttgctagccaaagcctt
Coding sequences within it:
- the LOC127343358 gene encoding uncharacterized protein, which gives rise to MELPPPPPSSSTPQQWAMLRRVPQPSLIDLSQEDFSLALAAPPDLTRLSISNIITDYGDAFSLRSFPFVLATDPSGLLLITDSYGLAKDPLGADRPIYFVWDASLVHTHRIRGHQESVNHSGNVGFIVTPSGRRDHDLTVVELLPVSAGETITILCYESKSRIWTKKTLQSSMPRYPWSSANVISHKNKLWWVDLRHGILSFDPLADNPQVLFVEFPATRTRLMRGDISKYRCVNLSAGNLRFVEMTGSVLVPRVAVWTLYPQAEHKLSRWKLDYNVNLKEIWVDMSYKETGMPNKRPVLAGLHPADPAVVYFLSKGKLFEVNLNIKKVDKCMAFQPRSADLTQLNIDEESSRFLTWDLPPSLTSSSQQRHGKEPSSRTNGEESPTAAALRMLRLFTNAYTSAFGKLEYDELARIAIVHLNEK